Proteins from a single region of Deltaproteobacteria bacterium:
- a CDS encoding nitrite/sulfite reductase, with protein MDRDEGQAIPDPVAAAGRGVDAATAELDAFEAELELFRRGELPEERFRALRLIYGVYGQRQPGRHMVRLKLPAGRVTGAQLRAVADAAEAHGNGTAHLTTRQDVQLYDVPLDRAPALLRELAAAGITTREACFNSVRNVTACPLSGLLADEPFPVEPYAVATAEFLLRRPANQQLARKFKLAFSGCPEDCAATPIHDLGLLGRIVERDGGVRPGFQVLVGGGLGPAPYLAQVLTDFVPVEELLPTVAAVLRVYAAHGNRRNRNRSRLKFVVAKLGIEAFREAVAHARATLTRAELADAELLDHVPRESAPLVRRHLDGLVTLPPPRADWAPEPAETEGQDPPFPSWQRLAVRAHRDPERALVTVQVPLGDLSATTLRAIAELVTRFSADEARLSIDQNLVLPHVARVELVPLYQALTRLGLGEPAAGTALDVTACPGADTCNLGLTSSKGLARALREELEAFAREGGLASLRGVSIKVSGCPNACSQHHVASIGLHGAVGRLGERQLPVYQLLLGGRADGARARLARRSLRIPAKRVPPAVGALLRFFLQQRRPDETFAEFAERLPERTLDDLLRPFADLRAAGERAEFDWGQATPFGTQDLGAGECASGGFDASANLLDAVRAELAQAERLLARDQLADSLVTLGRTHYSLARTLLEAVGRRPESDYETECELRAHLIDRGLLSEAWNALQSATADLLRHRHPDREAVQALSRETHAVLAEAIAALPRLVGQRALAGAGPP; from the coding sequence ATGGACCGAGACGAGGGACAGGCGATTCCCGATCCCGTCGCAGCCGCGGGGCGCGGCGTCGACGCGGCCACCGCAGAGCTCGACGCCTTCGAGGCGGAGCTCGAGCTATTTCGGCGCGGGGAGCTCCCCGAAGAGCGTTTTCGCGCCCTGCGGCTCATCTACGGCGTATACGGGCAAAGGCAGCCGGGCCGACACATGGTGCGGCTGAAGCTGCCAGCGGGGCGAGTCACCGGCGCCCAGCTCCGCGCGGTGGCCGACGCCGCCGAAGCGCACGGCAACGGCACCGCGCACCTGACGACCCGCCAGGACGTCCAGCTCTACGACGTGCCGCTCGACAGGGCGCCCGCCTTGCTGCGCGAGCTCGCCGCCGCGGGGATCACCACCCGCGAGGCCTGCTTCAACTCGGTCCGCAACGTCACGGCCTGCCCGCTCTCGGGGCTGCTCGCCGACGAGCCCTTCCCGGTGGAGCCCTACGCGGTCGCCACGGCCGAGTTCCTCTTGCGTCGCCCGGCGAACCAGCAGCTCGCGCGCAAGTTCAAGCTCGCCTTCTCGGGCTGCCCGGAGGACTGCGCCGCGACGCCGATCCACGACCTGGGCCTGCTCGGCCGGATCGTCGAGCGCGATGGAGGGGTCCGCCCCGGCTTTCAGGTGCTGGTGGGCGGTGGCCTCGGCCCGGCCCCCTATCTGGCCCAGGTACTGACGGACTTCGTCCCCGTGGAGGAGCTCCTCCCGACGGTGGCGGCGGTCCTCCGCGTCTACGCCGCGCACGGCAACCGCCGGAACCGCAACCGCTCCCGCCTGAAGTTCGTGGTGGCCAAGCTCGGCATCGAGGCCTTCCGCGAAGCGGTCGCCCACGCCCGCGCGACCCTCACGCGCGCCGAGCTGGCGGACGCCGAGCTCCTCGACCACGTGCCTCGCGAGAGCGCTCCTCTCGTGCGGCGACACCTGGACGGGCTCGTCACCCTGCCGCCCCCTCGCGCGGACTGGGCGCCGGAGCCCGCCGAGACGGAGGGTCAGGACCCTCCCTTCCCCTCGTGGCAGCGGCTGGCCGTGCGCGCCCATCGCGACCCGGAACGCGCCCTCGTCACCGTGCAGGTCCCCCTGGGCGACCTGTCCGCCACCACGCTGCGGGCGATCGCCGAGCTCGTGACGCGCTTCAGCGCCGACGAGGCGCGCCTCTCCATCGACCAGAACCTCGTCCTCCCGCACGTCGCGCGCGTGGAGCTCGTCCCGCTCTATCAGGCCCTCACTCGCCTCGGACTCGGCGAGCCGGCCGCGGGGACGGCGCTGGACGTGACCGCCTGCCCGGGGGCCGACACCTGCAACCTGGGCCTGACTTCGTCGAAGGGCCTGGCGCGCGCGCTTCGCGAGGAGCTCGAGGCCTTCGCCCGGGAGGGCGGCCTCGCGTCGCTTCGCGGCGTGTCGATCAAGGTGAGCGGCTGCCCGAACGCCTGCTCGCAGCACCACGTGGCCAGCATCGGGCTCCACGGCGCCGTCGGACGGCTCGGCGAGCGTCAGCTCCCGGTCTACCAGCTCCTCCTCGGCGGCCGCGCGGACGGTGCTCGCGCCCGCCTCGCGCGTCGCTCGCTACGCATCCCGGCGAAGCGCGTTCCGCCGGCCGTGGGGGCCCTGCTGCGCTTCTTCCTCCAGCAGCGGCGCCCCGACGAGACCTTCGCGGAGTTCGCCGAGCGCCTGCCGGAGCGGACCCTCGACGACCTGCTCCGTCCGTTTGCCGACCTCCGCGCGGCGGGGGAGCGGGCCGAGTTCGACTGGGGACAGGCGACCCCATTCGGCACGCAGGACCTCGGCGCCGGCGAGTGTGCCAGCGGGGGCTTCGACGCGAGCGCGAACCTCCTCGACGCCGTGCGCGCCGAGCTCGCGCAGGCCGAGCGCCTCCTCGCGAGGGACCAGCTCGCCGACAGCCTGGTCACGCTGGGGCGAACCCACTACAGCCTCGCGCGCACGCTCCTCGAGGCGGTGGGGCGCCGCCCCGAGTCCGACTACGAGACGGAGTGCGAGCTCCGCGCGCACCTCATCGACCGCGGCCTGCTCTCCGAGGCCTGGAACGCGCTGCAGAGCGCAACGGCGGACCTCCTTCGCCACCGGCACCCGGATCGCGAGGCGGTGCAGGCCCTGTCCCGCGAGACGCACGCGGTGCTCGCGGAGGCCATCGCCGCGCTCCCCCGGCTCGTCGGGCAGCGGGCCCTGGCCGGCGCGGGACCGCCCTAG
- the cobA gene encoding uroporphyrinogen-III C-methyltransferase: MKRAAGPVRDLHPPRGGELSLEAAAARLHEWIIRQSRGDSGAAALGERLLRGLVEVARSAPVPGDAASHLVELEAALRRTERSRRGGGVGRRGSGPGSVSLVGAGPGAPDLLTLRAVERLQQAEVVLHDALVSAAVLRLCAPGTRLVDVGKRRGQCPVGQEAIEAQLVAEARRGRRVVRLKGGDPFVFGRGGEEALALARHGIACEVVPGVSSGLAVPSLAGIPLTHRGLSSSAVFVTAHELESARPRARLAGLAAHAETLVVFMAGAELEGLRRALLAAGLAADTPAAVLESGSLPSARAHLGTVDELVRLGDGRRGGPTLVVVGPTVALASQLGETTQRRAEDQVPREERRA; the protein is encoded by the coding sequence GTGAAACGAGCAGCTGGTCCGGTGCGCGACCTGCACCCGCCGCGGGGGGGCGAGCTCTCCCTCGAGGCGGCCGCCGCTCGGCTGCACGAATGGATCATCCGGCAGAGTCGCGGCGATTCCGGCGCCGCGGCGCTGGGAGAACGCCTTCTGCGTGGTCTGGTGGAGGTGGCCCGAAGCGCCCCGGTTCCCGGCGACGCGGCGTCTCACCTCGTCGAGCTCGAGGCGGCCCTTCGCCGCACCGAGAGGTCTCGGCGGGGTGGAGGCGTCGGTCGCCGGGGGTCGGGGCCGGGCAGCGTCTCCCTGGTCGGCGCGGGCCCCGGAGCGCCGGACCTTCTCACCCTCCGCGCCGTGGAGCGGCTGCAGCAGGCCGAGGTCGTGCTGCACGACGCGCTCGTCTCGGCCGCGGTGCTCCGGCTCTGCGCACCCGGCACGCGCCTCGTGGACGTGGGAAAGCGTCGAGGGCAGTGCCCCGTGGGGCAGGAGGCGATCGAGGCGCAGCTCGTCGCGGAGGCGCGGCGCGGTCGTCGCGTGGTCCGGCTCAAGGGGGGCGACCCCTTCGTCTTCGGACGCGGTGGCGAAGAGGCGCTGGCGCTCGCGCGACACGGCATCGCGTGCGAGGTGGTACCCGGCGTGTCGTCGGGCCTGGCGGTCCCCTCGCTGGCGGGGATCCCGCTCACGCACCGGGGACTCTCCAGCTCGGCGGTCTTCGTCACGGCGCACGAGCTCGAGAGCGCGCGACCTCGGGCGCGGCTCGCCGGGCTCGCGGCGCACGCCGAGACCCTGGTCGTCTTCATGGCCGGCGCGGAGCTCGAGGGCCTGAGGCGAGCGCTGCTCGCGGCGGGGCTCGCGGCGGACACGCCGGCGGCTGTGCTGGAGAGCGGGTCGCTCCCGTCGGCGCGGGCACACCTCGGCACCGTGGACGAGCTCGTGCGGCTGGGAGACGGACGGCGCGGCGGACCGACGCTCGTCGTCGTGGGCCCCACGGTGGCGCTCGCGAGCCAGCTCGGAGAAACAACGCAGCGACGCGCCGAGGACCAGGTCCCGCGCGAGGAGAGGAGGGCGTGA
- a CDS encoding S9 family peptidase, protein MKTRMKATEGRYREGKCRARHALHGWAVTVMGSLLAAGCAPSASSPAPTTPTTTPTRPAAAAPASPKARAGSTPRPQPATSALAPFVGVDLPNAACAQRDRELAEAYAPYPDAFVNRGLELSPDGKHLLFLSNRDGGSLQLQLGAVKAPAKEPEGVAVEADAVGDARFTPDGKHLLFIRDRRRDENYGLYRASGDGSQVGTIATNRARFHHLPLVSPDSQTVYYFTGEQRTGRFDLVSQPVAGGIERRLFRGQGFHFLTDLSPDGKRLLVTKLKSLSESALLLIEVDSGKVTQVAPSPGVKAHARHGVFSADGKSIYLVTDAGTPRLGLRKVDAATFAQQASFVDPLGEVADVEVARKGDGLAVVLHAGSHQTLRLLDPATLAPRRPVKVPLGTVDLGRFTADGKGLVVNLSTPSAPGDVFLLEVRSGRLRPLRRDVRPGLKALPKVKATVERVASFDKTSVPMNVYLPPRLPAGRKLPVVVLVHGGPASASSIRWNPWVAFLVGQGLAVVEPNVRGSTGFGKAYEQADNGRKRMDAVKDLAAVNAWVREQPWADAERLVVAGGSYGGYMTYMALGHQPALWRAGVGLVGVVNLRTFLATTTGAIRLAFREEFGELPQDGAFLDAVSPIQATARVKAPLFVYQGQNDPRVPRSEQDQLVRALRTRAVPVEYMVAADEGHSLDQRANKLEFVARSLRFLEQHLGLPEAPSGCKTLLEQPAHAKELREALKRALRRPAKPKTVP, encoded by the coding sequence GTGAAGACCAGGATGAAGGCGACCGAGGGTAGGTACCGCGAAGGTAAGTGCCGCGCGAGGCACGCCCTGCACGGCTGGGCGGTGACCGTGATGGGCTCGCTTCTCGCCGCGGGGTGCGCTCCGAGCGCGAGCTCCCCGGCTCCGACGACGCCGACGACAACGCCGACGAGGCCGGCCGCGGCGGCGCCCGCCTCCCCGAAGGCCCGCGCCGGCTCGACTCCGCGACCGCAGCCGGCCACCAGCGCCCTGGCCCCCTTCGTCGGCGTGGACCTGCCGAACGCCGCCTGCGCGCAGCGGGACCGCGAGCTGGCCGAGGCCTACGCCCCCTATCCGGACGCCTTCGTCAACCGCGGCCTCGAGCTCTCGCCCGACGGCAAGCACCTCCTCTTTCTGTCGAACCGCGACGGCGGAAGCCTCCAGCTCCAGCTCGGCGCCGTGAAGGCCCCCGCGAAGGAGCCGGAGGGCGTCGCCGTGGAGGCCGATGCGGTGGGGGACGCGCGTTTCACCCCCGACGGCAAGCACCTCCTCTTCATCCGGGACCGCCGGCGCGACGAGAACTACGGGCTCTACCGGGCGAGCGGGGATGGTTCGCAGGTGGGGACCATCGCCACGAACCGGGCGCGCTTCCACCACCTGCCGCTCGTGAGCCCGGACAGCCAGACCGTCTACTACTTCACGGGCGAGCAGCGCACGGGACGCTTCGACCTCGTCTCTCAGCCCGTCGCGGGCGGGATCGAGCGGCGCCTCTTTCGCGGGCAGGGCTTTCACTTCCTCACCGACCTCAGCCCCGACGGCAAGCGCCTCCTCGTCACGAAGCTCAAGAGCCTCTCCGAGTCTGCGTTGCTGCTGATCGAGGTCGACAGCGGCAAGGTCACGCAGGTGGCCCCCTCCCCCGGGGTGAAGGCCCACGCGCGGCACGGGGTCTTCTCCGCCGACGGGAAGAGCATCTACCTCGTCACCGACGCGGGAACGCCCCGCCTCGGGCTGCGCAAGGTGGACGCCGCGACCTTCGCCCAGCAGGCCTCCTTCGTGGACCCCTTGGGCGAGGTCGCCGACGTGGAGGTCGCGCGCAAGGGGGACGGCCTCGCCGTGGTGCTGCACGCCGGCAGTCACCAGACCCTGCGGCTCCTCGATCCCGCGACCCTCGCGCCGCGGCGGCCGGTGAAGGTCCCCCTGGGGACGGTTGACCTCGGCCGCTTCACCGCCGACGGCAAGGGGCTCGTGGTGAACCTCTCTACGCCCTCGGCACCGGGGGACGTCTTTCTCTTGGAGGTGCGAAGCGGTCGACTCCGGCCCCTGCGCCGGGACGTGCGCCCGGGGCTCAAGGCGCTCCCCAAGGTGAAGGCCACCGTCGAGCGCGTGGCCTCCTTCGACAAGACCTCCGTGCCGATGAACGTCTACCTGCCACCGCGTCTCCCCGCCGGGCGCAAGCTCCCGGTGGTGGTGCTGGTGCACGGCGGACCCGCCTCGGCCTCCTCGATCCGCTGGAACCCCTGGGTGGCCTTCCTCGTCGGGCAGGGCCTCGCCGTGGTGGAGCCGAACGTGCGCGGCTCCACCGGCTTCGGCAAGGCCTACGAGCAGGCCGACAACGGCCGCAAGCGCATGGACGCGGTGAAGGACCTCGCGGCGGTCAACGCCTGGGTGCGCGAGCAGCCCTGGGCCGACGCGGAGCGTCTCGTGGTCGCCGGCGGAAGCTACGGCGGCTACATGACGTACATGGCGCTCGGGCATCAGCCGGCGCTCTGGCGGGCCGGCGTGGGCCTGGTGGGCGTGGTGAACCTCCGCACCTTCCTGGCCACGACCACCGGCGCGATCCGGCTCGCGTTTCGCGAGGAGTTCGGCGAGCTGCCGCAGGACGGCGCCTTTCTCGACGCCGTCTCGCCGATCCAGGCCACCGCGCGCGTGAAGGCCCCGCTCTTCGTCTACCAGGGGCAGAACGACCCCCGCGTGCCGCGCTCGGAGCAGGACCAGCTGGTCCGCGCGCTCCGAACGCGCGCCGTCCCCGTCGAATACATGGTCGCGGCCGACGAGGGGCACTCGCTCGACCAGCGCGCGAACAAGCTCGAGTTCGTGGCGCGCTCGCTCCGCTTCCTCGAGCAGCACCTCGGGCTCCCCGAGGCGCCTTCCGGGTGCAAGACCCTGCTCGAGCAGCCGGCCCACGCCAAGGAGCTCCGCGAAGCCCTGAAGCGCGCGCTCCGCCGGCCCGCCAAACCCAAGACCGTCCCCTAG
- a CDS encoding ATP-binding cassette domain-containing protein, giving the protein MIEALQLSKNYGATRALKGVSFTVRAHEVVGLLGPNGAGKTTLMKLLTGYLQPSDGTARVNGVDVVEEPHAVQAAIGYLPENVPLYPDMLVQEYLQMIAALRQVPEEHAPRLLSEAVRATGIAEYLARPIGQLSKGYRQRVGLAQAILHRPQVLILDEPTTGLDPNQIVEIRHLIRQLAAHSTVLLSTHILSEVELTCERALIIMDGELRTDARLSELRESRAAVVRLVGAPDDAPAALRGLTGVTEVAVDEAPEGVTAFRVVGEGRELCPAIYDLARERGWRLAELRPDAQTLEAVFRGLADRRDAATPTVGADR; this is encoded by the coding sequence ATGATCGAAGCGCTCCAGCTCAGCAAGAACTACGGCGCGACGCGCGCCCTCAAGGGCGTGAGCTTCACCGTTCGCGCGCACGAGGTCGTCGGCCTGCTCGGCCCGAACGGCGCCGGCAAGACCACGCTCATGAAGCTCCTCACCGGGTATCTCCAGCCGAGCGACGGCACGGCGCGCGTCAACGGCGTGGACGTGGTCGAGGAGCCGCACGCGGTCCAGGCCGCCATCGGGTACTTGCCCGAGAACGTGCCCCTCTACCCCGACATGCTGGTGCAGGAGTACCTGCAGATGATCGCCGCGCTCCGCCAGGTCCCCGAGGAGCACGCGCCGCGCCTCCTCTCCGAGGCGGTGCGCGCCACCGGCATCGCCGAGTACCTCGCCCGCCCCATCGGGCAGCTCTCCAAAGGCTACCGGCAGCGCGTGGGCCTGGCGCAGGCCATCCTGCACCGCCCGCAGGTCCTGATCCTCGACGAGCCCACGACCGGCCTCGACCCGAACCAGATCGTCGAGATCCGGCACCTCATCCGGCAGCTCGCAGCGCACAGCACTGTGCTCCTCTCCACGCACATCCTCTCCGAGGTGGAGCTGACCTGCGAGCGCGCCCTGATCATCATGGACGGTGAGCTGCGCACCGATGCGCGCCTCTCCGAGCTCAGGGAGAGCCGCGCCGCGGTCGTGCGGCTCGTGGGCGCCCCCGACGACGCGCCGGCGGCCTTGCGCGGCCTTACGGGGGTCACGGAGGTGGCCGTGGACGAGGCGCCCGAGGGGGTCACGGCCTTCCGCGTGGTGGGCGAGGGACGCGAGCTCTGTCCGGCGATCTACGACCTGGCACGCGAACGCGGCTGGAGACTCGCGGAGCTGCGCCCCGACGCGCAGACGCTCGAGGCCGTCTTCCGGGGCCTCGCCGACCGGCGCGACGCGGCGACCCCCACCGTGGGAGCGGACCGATGA
- a CDS encoding Gldg family protein: MKQILALARKELRGYFLSPVALIFLGTFLFVVLFSFFWVDTFFRRNLADVRPLFHWLPVLLIFLVSALTMRLWSEEQRMGTLELLLTLPVRTHRLVLGKFLAGLGLVAVALALTVTLPITVAFLGPLDWGPVIGGYLAALLLAAAYLAIGLCISSTTDNPIVALIGTVLACGAFYLLGTESVASFAGNRGAEVLRAVGTGSRFESIQRGVIDLRDLLYYASLTGGFLFLNVALLEAKRWSDGERSRVRRRATRLAVLLLAANLVLLNVLASGVRAARLDLTERKEYSISPVTAKLLHELDAPLLIRGYFSSKTHPLLAPLVPRIRDLIKEYGAVGGSLVRAEFLDPRQDGATEREANEDYGIKSVPLPFADRYESALVNSYFSVLVKYGDKYEKLDFDDLIELKVTGYRDMEVRLRNLEYDLTRAVKKVVHGFQPLETLFSRLGAPVTLSAYVTPKSLPESLKDFPKRLERVAAELARRAGGRFKLALVDPSGPGRAELREELQRKYGFKPLSASLLAEETFYLHLLLTAGDKHERVYPAMEMTEADLRNEVQAALKRLAPGFLKTVGLVVPSEAEPPAGNPMARRPPPMRRFELLKAKLGETYTVKELELKSGRVPGEVDTLLVVGAQDLDEKSRFALDQYLMRGGALIVCAGRFAMDASPQGGLGVKGVKTGLEELLAGWGVTLREELVLDPQNEAFPVPVDRDVGGYTVRELQLLPYPFFVDVRQKGMAEDHPTVGRLPSVTLQWVSPLEVKDPAGAKSVTLLRSSGGSWTQKHAGIQPDFAKHPEKGFGPGEGGTKAHVLAALLTGRFESGFKDKRSPLEAAPKGGAKDQGATGGEATGRVLKSSPEGARLAVVGSGEFLNDAVLEISRQTGSDRFTSNLQLAQNLVDWSVADVDLLTIRSRGAYARTLAPMDDAARSRWELGNYLAVVALLGLLVAFTLHRRRSVKPLPLVPADGGAR; this comes from the coding sequence ATGAAACAGATCCTCGCGCTCGCCCGAAAGGAGCTCCGGGGCTACTTCCTCTCCCCCGTGGCGCTCATCTTCCTCGGGACCTTCCTCTTCGTGGTCCTCTTCTCCTTCTTCTGGGTGGACACCTTCTTCCGGCGGAACCTGGCCGACGTGCGGCCCCTCTTCCACTGGCTCCCGGTGCTGCTCATCTTCCTCGTCTCGGCCCTCACCATGCGCCTCTGGAGCGAGGAGCAGCGCATGGGGACGCTCGAGCTCCTGCTCACCCTGCCGGTGAGGACGCACCGCCTCGTGCTCGGGAAGTTCCTCGCCGGCCTCGGCCTCGTGGCGGTGGCGCTCGCCCTGACCGTCACCCTCCCCATCACGGTGGCCTTCCTCGGCCCGCTCGACTGGGGGCCGGTCATCGGCGGCTACCTCGCGGCGCTGCTGCTCGCCGCGGCGTACCTGGCCATCGGCCTCTGTATCTCCTCCACCACCGACAACCCGATCGTGGCGCTCATCGGGACGGTCCTCGCGTGCGGCGCCTTCTACCTGCTCGGGACCGAGTCGGTGGCCTCCTTCGCGGGGAATCGCGGGGCCGAGGTCCTGCGCGCCGTCGGCACCGGGAGCCGCTTCGAGAGCATCCAGCGCGGGGTGATCGACCTGCGGGACCTCCTCTACTACGCGAGCCTCACGGGGGGCTTTCTCTTCCTCAACGTGGCGCTCCTCGAGGCCAAACGCTGGAGCGACGGGGAGCGGAGCCGCGTCCGTCGCCGGGCCACGCGCCTCGCGGTGCTGCTGCTCGCGGCGAACCTCGTGCTCCTGAACGTGCTGGCCTCGGGGGTCCGGGCCGCGCGGCTCGACCTCACGGAGCGCAAGGAGTACAGCATCTCGCCCGTCACGGCGAAGCTCCTGCACGAGCTGGACGCGCCGCTCCTCATTCGCGGCTACTTCTCCTCGAAGACCCACCCCTTGCTCGCGCCGCTCGTGCCGCGCATCCGCGACCTGATCAAGGAGTACGGCGCCGTGGGCGGCAGCCTGGTGCGCGCGGAGTTCCTCGACCCGCGGCAGGACGGCGCGACCGAGCGGGAGGCCAACGAGGACTACGGCATCAAGAGCGTGCCGCTCCCCTTCGCCGACCGCTACGAGTCGGCGCTCGTGAACTCCTACTTCAGCGTGCTGGTGAAGTACGGCGACAAGTACGAGAAGCTCGACTTCGACGACCTGATCGAGCTGAAGGTCACCGGCTACCGCGACATGGAGGTGCGGCTGCGGAACCTGGAGTACGACCTGACGCGCGCGGTGAAGAAGGTCGTGCACGGCTTCCAGCCGCTCGAGACGCTCTTCTCGCGCCTCGGGGCGCCGGTCACGCTCTCGGCCTACGTGACGCCGAAGAGCCTGCCGGAGAGCCTGAAGGACTTCCCCAAGCGGCTCGAGCGCGTGGCGGCCGAGCTTGCGCGGCGCGCCGGCGGCAGGTTCAAGCTCGCGCTCGTGGACCCGAGCGGGCCCGGTCGCGCGGAGCTGCGGGAGGAGCTCCAGCGCAAGTACGGCTTCAAGCCGCTCTCGGCCTCGCTCCTCGCCGAGGAGACCTTCTACCTGCACCTGCTGCTCACCGCGGGGGACAAGCACGAGCGGGTCTACCCGGCCATGGAGATGACCGAGGCCGACCTGCGAAACGAGGTGCAGGCGGCCCTCAAGCGCCTCGCCCCCGGCTTCCTGAAGACGGTGGGGCTCGTGGTGCCGTCGGAGGCCGAGCCGCCGGCGGGAAACCCGATGGCGCGCCGGCCCCCGCCGATGCGGCGCTTCGAGCTGCTGAAGGCCAAGCTGGGCGAGACCTACACCGTCAAGGAGCTGGAGCTGAAGAGCGGGCGCGTGCCGGGGGAGGTGGACACGCTGCTCGTGGTCGGCGCGCAGGACCTCGACGAGAAGTCGCGCTTCGCGCTCGACCAGTACCTCATGCGCGGGGGCGCGCTCATCGTGTGCGCGGGGCGCTTCGCCATGGACGCGAGCCCGCAAGGGGGCCTCGGGGTCAAGGGCGTCAAGACCGGCCTCGAGGAGCTCCTCGCCGGCTGGGGGGTCACGCTCCGCGAGGAGCTGGTGCTCGACCCGCAGAACGAGGCCTTCCCCGTGCCGGTGGACCGCGACGTGGGGGGCTACACGGTGCGCGAGCTGCAGCTCCTGCCGTACCCCTTCTTCGTGGACGTGCGGCAGAAGGGGATGGCCGAGGACCACCCGACGGTCGGGCGCCTCCCGTCGGTGACGCTGCAGTGGGTCTCGCCGCTCGAGGTGAAGGACCCCGCCGGCGCGAAGAGCGTGACGCTCCTGCGCTCGAGCGGCGGCTCGTGGACGCAGAAGCACGCCGGGATCCAGCCCGACTTCGCGAAGCACCCGGAGAAGGGGTTCGGGCCCGGCGAGGGCGGCACGAAGGCCCACGTGCTGGCCGCGCTCCTGACGGGGCGCTTCGAGAGCGGCTTCAAGGACAAACGGTCACCGCTCGAGGCGGCGCCGAAGGGCGGAGCCAAGGACCAGGGCGCGACGGGCGGCGAGGCGACGGGGCGGGTGCTCAAGAGCTCCCCCGAGGGCGCGCGGCTGGCGGTCGTGGGGAGCGGCGAGTTCCTGAACGACGCGGTGCTCGAGATCTCGCGGCAGACCGGCTCGGACCGCTTCACCTCGAACCTGCAGCTCGCGCAGAACCTGGTGGACTGGTCGGTGGCCGACGTGGACCTGCTCACGATCCGCTCGCGCGGGGCCTACGCGCGCACGCTCGCGCCGATGGACGACGCGGCCCGCTCGCGCTGGGAGCTCGGCAACTACCTGGCGGTGGTGGCGCTCCTCGGGCTGCTGGTGGCCTTCACGCTCCATCGGCGGCGGAGCGTCAAGCCGCTGCCCCTGGTCCCGGCCGACGGAGGTGCGCGATGA